A window of the Alnus glutinosa chromosome 4, dhAlnGlut1.1, whole genome shotgun sequence genome harbors these coding sequences:
- the LOC133865891 gene encoding alkylbase DNA glycosidase-like protein mag2, whose product MGEQTQTQTQAQTQTQTHLQAQTQPHHDSTAAAAATATTPATMELTNGSSLTSSPPSKIPFRPRKIRKLSPDPKSSQIVVAETQTTPKPLATIKSTKSKAAHHQRAVPAAPRIVARSLSCEGEVEIALRHLRSADPLLAPLIDLHHAPTFDTFQTPFLALTRSILYQQLAYKAGTSIYTRFISLCGGEAGVLPETVLALTPQQLRQIGVSGRKASYLHDLARKYQNGILSDSAIVNMDDKSLFTMLTMVNGIGSWSVHMFMIFSLHRPDVLPINDLNVRKGVQLLYSLEELPRPSQMDQLCEKWRPYRSVASWYMWRLAEAKGAPSSAAAVAAGVSLPQHQQEEQHQHQHTQQPQLLDPINSILNLGACAWGQ is encoded by the exons ATGGGCGAGCAAACCCAAACCCAGACCCAGGCCCAGACCCAGACCCAGACGCATTTACAAGCCCAGACTCAGCCCCACCATGACTCtaccgccgccgccgccgccacagCCACCACACCAGCGACGATGGAGCTAACCAATGGTTCTTCGCTAACCTCCTCTCCACCATCCAAAATCCCCTTCCGTCCCCGAAAGATCCGCAAGCTCTCACCCGACCCGAAATCCTCTCAAATCGTCGTCGCGGAGACCCAAACAACCCCCAAACCCTTGGCAACCATCAAATCAACAAAATCCAAAGCCGCCCACCACCAACGAGCCGTGCCGGCTGCGCCGAGAATCGTGGCCCGGTCGCTCTCGTGCGAAGGGGAGGTGGAAATCGCGCTCCGCCACCTCCGCAGCGCCGATCCGCTCCTCGCTCCCCTGATCGACCTCCACCATGCGCCGACCTTCGACACGTTCCAGACCCCATTCCTGGCCCTGACCCGAAGCATTCTCTACCAGCAACTCGCCTACAAGGCCGGCACGTCCATCTACACGCGTTTCATCTCGCTCTGTGGCGGCGAGGCCGGGGTCCTCCCTGAGACTGTGCTGGCCCTAACCCCTCAGCAGCTTCGCCAAATCGGCGTCTCCGGCCGAAAAGCCAGCTACCTCCACGACCTCGCGAGGAAGTACCAAAACGGGATTCTATCGGACTCGGCGATTGTAAATATGGACGACAAGTCGCTCTTCACGATGCTCACGATGGTCAATGGGATTGGCTCGTGGTCCGTGCACATGTTCATGATCTTCTCGCTGCACAGACCGGACGTGCTTCCTATTAACGATCTCAATGTTCGTAAAGGTGTTCAGCTCCTCTACAGTCTCGAGGAGTTGCCTCGGCCGTCCCAGATGGACCAGCTGTGCGAGAAGTGGCGGCCATACCGGTCCGTGGCATCATGGTACATGTGGAGGCTTGCGGAAGCAAAGGGGGCGCCTTCGAGCGCTGCGGCAGTGGCGGCCGGTGTAAGCTTGCCGCAGCACCAGCAGGAGGAGCAGCACCAGCACCAGCACACGCAGCAGCCGCAGCTTCTGGATCCAATTAATAGCATTCTCAATCTTGG CGCCTGTGCTTGGGGACAATGA